The following are from one region of the Myotis daubentonii chromosome 2, mMyoDau2.1, whole genome shotgun sequence genome:
- the LOC132226963 gene encoding protein FAM50A-like, with product MAQYKGAASEAGRAMHLMKKREKQREQMEQMKQRIAEENIMKSNIDKKFSAHYDAVEAELKSSTVGLVTLNDMKAKQEALVKEREKQLAKKEQSKELQLKLEKLREKERKKEAKRKISCLSFTVGEEEEVSEELEEVALDEEELEREEIAAKKRKLGKNPDVDTSFLPDRDREEEENRLREELRQEWEAKQEKIKSEEIEITFSYWDGSGHRRTVKMKKGNTMQQFLQKALEILRKDFSELRSAGVEQLMYIKEDLIIPHHHSFYDFIVTKARGKSGPLFNFDVHDDVRLLSDATVEKDESHAGKVVLRSWYEKNKHIFPASRWEPYDPEKKWDKYTIR from the coding sequence ATGGCTCAGTACAAGGGCGCCGCGAGCGAGGCGGGCCGCGCCATGCACCTGATGAAGAAGCGGGAGAAGCAGCGCGAGCAAATGGAGCAGATGAAGCAGCGGATCGCCGAGGAGAACATAATGAAATCCAACATCGACAAGAAGTTCTCCGCGCACTACGACGCCGTGGAGGCGGAGCTCAAGTCCAGCACCGTGGGGCTGGTGACCCTGAATGACATGAAGGCCAAGCAGGAGGCACTGGTGAAGGAGCGGGAGAAGCAGCTGGCCAAGAAGGAGCAGTCCAAGGAGCTGCAGCTGAAGCTGGAGAAGCTGCGCGAGAAGGAGCGCAAGAAGGAGGCCAAGCGGAAGATCTCCTGCCTGTCCTTCACGGTGGGTGAAGAGGAGGAGGTGAgcgaggagctggaggaggtggccctggATGAGGAGGAGCTGGAAAGGGAAGAGATCGCCGCCAAGAAGAGGAAATTGGGGAAGAACCCCGATGTGGACACAAGCTTTTTGCCTGATCGCGACCGCGAGGAGGAGGAGAATCGGCTCCGGGAAGAGCTGCGACAAGAGTGGGAAGCCAAGCAGGAGAAGATCAAGAGTGAGGAGATTGAAATCACCTTCAGTTACTGGGATGGCTCCGGGCACCGCCGGACAGTCAAGATGAAAAAAGGCAACACCATGCAGCAGTTCCTGCAGAAGGCGCTCGAGATCCTGCGCAAGGACTTCAGCGAGCTCAGGTCAGCAGGGGTGGAGCAGCTCATGTACATCAAGGAGGACCTAATCATaccccaccaccacagcttctACGATTTCATCGTCACCAAGGCACGAGGGAAGAGTGGCCCACTCTTTAATTTCGACGTTCATGATGATGTGCGGCTGCTCAGTGACGCCACTGTGGAGAAGGACGAGTCACATGCGGGCAAGGTGGTGCTGAGGAGCTGGTACGAGAAGAACAAGCACATCTTCCCCGCCAGCCGCTGGGAACCCTACGACCCCGAGAAGAAGTGGGACAAGTACACGATCCGGTGA